From a region of the Synchiropus splendidus isolate RoL2022-P1 chromosome 12, RoL_Sspl_1.0, whole genome shotgun sequence genome:
- the taf1a gene encoding TATA box-binding protein-associated factor RNA polymerase I subunit A isoform X1: MEVEDGDDHHLADDEMEGPSKDDQRVKPPLPLAVPFYKLLSQTGFHQSARECLEHIRESMLHHRWQEAAEYIGYYAQSLDGRTRMMKREVPELIWRVSTEILHHLPNSKMGDYIAIYDCLKHMGVQHYLMISLEQAFHLLLHNQIEDALQHLKIAESWRYGKVSAGQQQMTSLIQAYRSLLDYVIWCNKKAALSDNKDDDVSGEERSNLYFRQASVVLVEVLKSPGVWDPFILSYVEMLQYYNDHEGAINILHNYASDSSFPPNPNAQVYLYQYLLKQGRRTKQSQLINVLKALHALVPSHELMLEYSRLLQESDEVDDLSQALGVVLDMLDFACWSRSLDAWTRLRAIIDELQQHQDWETVIADKMAARTDWWPFLHFTRFHATQDAEESPDLKEVKVGLLPILFPDDALLLFVVWWSVTRSPRSSGTDRPLG; the protein is encoded by the exons ATGGAGGTGGAAGATGGAGACGATCATCATCTCGCAGACGACGAGATGGAAGGACCGTCCAAGGATGACCAACGTGTAAAGCCCCCGCTGCCTTTAGCAGTGCCTTTCTATAAAT TGTTGTCTCAAACTGGATTCCACCAAAGCGCAAGAGAGTGTCTGGAACATATCAGAGAATCGATGCTGCATCACAGATGGCAGGAGGCAGCCGAGTATATTGGGTATTACGCCCAAAGCCTTGACGGCAGAACAAGAATGATGAAGCGTGAGGTTCCGGAG CTGATTTGGCGAGTCAGTACAGAAATCCTACACCACCTCCCTAACTCAAAGATGGGCGACTACATCGCCATCTACGACTGCCTCAAACACATGGGAGTCCAACATTACCTGATG ATCTCTCTGGAGCAGGCgttccacctgctgctgcacaaCCAAATAGAAGACGCGCTTCAGCATCTTAAAATTGCTGAAAGTTGGCGGTATGGAAAAGTGTCAGCCGGTCAGCAGCAGATGACCTCGCTAATCCAGGCGTACAGGAGTCTGCTGGATTACGTCATCTGGTGCAACAAGAAAGCTGCCCTCTCTGACAACA aggatgatgatgtcagtGGCGAAGAGAGGAGTAACCTCTACTTCAGACAGGCATCTGTGGTATTGGTGGAGGTTTTAAAGAGTCCGGGTGTTTGGGATCCTTTCATCCTGAGTTATGTGGAG ATGCTGCAGTACTATAACGACCACGAGGGGGCAATAAATATCCTGCATAATTACGCCAGTGACAGCAGTTTCCCACCGAACCCCAACGCTCAAGTCTACCTGTACCAGTACCTGCTGAAGCAGGGAAGGAGGACAAAGCAGAGCCAATTGATCAACGTGCTAAAG GCCCTTCACGCGCTTGTGCCGAGTCATGAGCTGATGTTGGAGTACAGCCGCCTCCTGCAGGAGTCAG ATGAAGTCGACGACCTGTCGCAGGCGTTGGGGGTCGTCCTGGATATGTTGGACTTCGCCTGCTGGAGCCGAAGCCTGGACGCGTGGACGCGCTTACGAGCCATTATTGATGAACTACAGCAGCA CCAGGACTGGGAGACGGTGATCGCTGATAAAATGGCTGCCAGGACCGACTGGTGGCCGTTTCTTCACTTCACACGCTTCCACGCCACCCAGGACGCCGAGGAGTCCCCCGATTTGAAGGAGGTGAAAGTGGGGTTGCTGCCCATCCTCTTTCCAG ATGACGCGCTCCTTCTATTCGTCGTCTGGTGGAGCGTGACGCGGAGTCCGCGCTCCAGTGGCACTGACCGTCCCCTGGGCTGA
- the taf1a gene encoding TATA box-binding protein-associated factor RNA polymerase I subunit A isoform X2, with protein sequence MEVEDGDDHHLADDEMEGPSKDDQRVKPPLPLAVPFYKLLSQTGFHQSARECLEHIRESMLHHRWQEAAEYIGYYAQSLDGRTRMMKREVPELIWRVSTEILHHLPNSKMGDYIAIYDCLKHMGVQHYLMISLEQAFHLLLHNQIEDALQHLKIAESWRYGKVSAGQQQMTSLIQAYRSLLDYVIWCNKKAALSDNKDDDVSGEERSNLYFRQASVVLVEVLKSPGVWDPFILSYVEMLQYYNDHEGAINILHNYASDSSFPPNPNAQVYLYQYLLKQGRRTKQSQLINVLKALHALVPSHELMLEYSRLLQESDEVDDLSQALGVVLDMLDFACWSRSLDAWTRLRAIIDELQQHQDWETVIADKMAARTDWWPFLHFTRFHATQDAEESPDLKEVKVGLLPILFPGQKFRYSGLGR encoded by the exons ATGGAGGTGGAAGATGGAGACGATCATCATCTCGCAGACGACGAGATGGAAGGACCGTCCAAGGATGACCAACGTGTAAAGCCCCCGCTGCCTTTAGCAGTGCCTTTCTATAAAT TGTTGTCTCAAACTGGATTCCACCAAAGCGCAAGAGAGTGTCTGGAACATATCAGAGAATCGATGCTGCATCACAGATGGCAGGAGGCAGCCGAGTATATTGGGTATTACGCCCAAAGCCTTGACGGCAGAACAAGAATGATGAAGCGTGAGGTTCCGGAG CTGATTTGGCGAGTCAGTACAGAAATCCTACACCACCTCCCTAACTCAAAGATGGGCGACTACATCGCCATCTACGACTGCCTCAAACACATGGGAGTCCAACATTACCTGATG ATCTCTCTGGAGCAGGCgttccacctgctgctgcacaaCCAAATAGAAGACGCGCTTCAGCATCTTAAAATTGCTGAAAGTTGGCGGTATGGAAAAGTGTCAGCCGGTCAGCAGCAGATGACCTCGCTAATCCAGGCGTACAGGAGTCTGCTGGATTACGTCATCTGGTGCAACAAGAAAGCTGCCCTCTCTGACAACA aggatgatgatgtcagtGGCGAAGAGAGGAGTAACCTCTACTTCAGACAGGCATCTGTGGTATTGGTGGAGGTTTTAAAGAGTCCGGGTGTTTGGGATCCTTTCATCCTGAGTTATGTGGAG ATGCTGCAGTACTATAACGACCACGAGGGGGCAATAAATATCCTGCATAATTACGCCAGTGACAGCAGTTTCCCACCGAACCCCAACGCTCAAGTCTACCTGTACCAGTACCTGCTGAAGCAGGGAAGGAGGACAAAGCAGAGCCAATTGATCAACGTGCTAAAG GCCCTTCACGCGCTTGTGCCGAGTCATGAGCTGATGTTGGAGTACAGCCGCCTCCTGCAGGAGTCAG ATGAAGTCGACGACCTGTCGCAGGCGTTGGGGGTCGTCCTGGATATGTTGGACTTCGCCTGCTGGAGCCGAAGCCTGGACGCGTGGACGCGCTTACGAGCCATTATTGATGAACTACAGCAGCA CCAGGACTGGGAGACGGTGATCGCTGATAAAATGGCTGCCAGGACCGACTGGTGGCCGTTTCTTCACTTCACACGCTTCCACGCCACCCAGGACGCCGAGGAGTCCCCCGATTTGAAGGAGGTGAAAGTGGGGTTGCTGCCCATCCTCTTTCCAG GCCAGAAGTTTCGCTATTCTGGACTTGGGAGATGA